In the Ipomoea triloba cultivar NCNSP0323 chromosome 6, ASM357664v1 genome, one interval contains:
- the LOC116022832 gene encoding cold-responsive protein kinase 1-like has protein sequence MSHFFCCFGKKASPPRHQIDIEEEVSNWQDAKLYTYGELRVATGDFSPSNKIGKGGFGSVYKGRLKDGTLAAIKVLSAESTQGVKEFLNEIIAISGVEHENLVKLHGCCVEDDHRILVYGYVENNSLSQTLLGAGHSNIQFSWSTRSKICIGVARGLTFLHEELKPHIIHRDIKASNILLDKDLTPKIADFGLAKLFPINATHVSTRVAGTQGYLAPEYAMRARLTRKADIYSFGVLLLEIVSGRCNTNKRLPVRDQFLLERAWRLYQSGELVELVDASIESTDIDEACRYVKIAFLCTQAMTKSRPSMSTVVKMLTGEEKVDDSMISEPGLLSELMGLRAQKKEKLFTTSSNSGNEGNSLSSGNTSTGMTQATMTFTSIRDRST, from the exons ATGAGTCATTTTTTCTGCTGTTTTGGAAAAAAAGCATCTCCCCCTAGGCATCAAATAGACATTGAAGAAG AAGTTTCAAACTGGCAGGATGCCAAGCTATACACGTATGGAGAATTGCGGGTTGCAACGGGGGACTTTAGCCCCTCAAATAAGATAGGAAAAGGAGGGTTTGGTTCTGTTTACAAA GGGCGGCTAAAAGATGGCACTTTAGCTGCTATTAAGGTGCTTTCTGCTGAGTCAACTCAGGGCGTAAAAGaatttttgaatgaaataataGCTATCTCGGGCGTAGAACATGAAAATCTGGTGAAATTACATGGCTGTTGTGTGGAAGATGATCATAGGATATTGGTATATGGCTATGTGGAAAATAACAGCCTTTCTCAAACTCTTCTCG GTGCTGGGCACAGCAACATTCAGTTTAGCTGGAGTACTCGTTCTAAAATATGCATAGGTGTGGCTCGGGGACTTACATTCCTCCATGAAGAATTAAAACCTCATATTATTCATAGAGATATTAAAGCAAGCAACATTCTTCTTGACAAAGATCTCACTCCAAAGATTGCTGATTTTGGTCTCGCGAAACTTTTCCCAATTAATGCTACTCATGTCAGCACTCGCGTTGCAGGCACTCA AGGTTATTTGGCCCCTGAGTACGCAATGCGTGCCCGATTGACAAGGAAAGCAGATATTTACAGTTTTGGAGTTCTTCTTTTAGAAATCGTTAGTGGAAGGTGCAACACCAACAAGCGCCTACCCGTTCGTGATCAGTTTCTTCTCGAAAGG GCTTGGAGACTCTATCAAAGCGGGGAGCTTGTTGAGTTGGTTGATGCATCGATAGAAAGCACGGATATTGATGAAGCTTGTAGATATGTGAAAATTGCGTTCTTATGCACCCAAGCCATGACTAAGAGCCGACCATCTATGTCAACTGTAGTGAAAATGCTGACTGGAGAGGAGAAGGTGGATGATTCGATGATATCAGAACCGGGGTTGTTATCAGAACTAATGGGTCTCAGGgctcaaaagaaagaaaaattatttacaacatCAAGTAACTCGGGGAACGAGGGCAATTCCTTGTCATCCGGGAACACGAGTACTGGTATGACACAGGCAACCATGACTTTCACCTCAATACGTGACCGGAGTACTTGA